The Phycisphaeraceae bacterium genome segment CGCCACCTGCCACCACGAACTCCAACGATACAAACCCATCGCCTCCAGCCGACACGCAACCACCACCCACCAGCCCGCCGCCTCCAGCGCCACCAGCGCCAGCGGGGGCGGATCGGGGGGCGGGTGGGGGGGGCGGGTGGACCTGCTTCATCTCGAGGCCCGATGCCTCGTCATGCTCGATCGGCCTGCCGAGGCCAGAACCCTCTACCTCACCCTCGTGGAACTCCAACCCACCGACGTCACCGCCTGGGTCGAACTGGGACACGTCTGCGTCGAGGTCGGCGACGACCGCCGACTCGCCCTCGCCGCCGCACGAATCCTCGCCCTCGACCCCCAACGATTCGAAGGACCACTCCTGAAAGCCATCCTCGAGCGGCGTCAAGGACGCACCAGCCAAGCCATCCAGTCACTCCAGCACAGCATTCAACTCGCCCCGCCGGACGCCTGCTGGCCTCATGTCCTGTTGGGGCAGATTCTGGAGGAGCAAGGCCGCGCTGATGAAGCCAGACAGTGCTATGTCAGGGCGCTGGGGGCAGAGCCAGGCAACCGACAGGCACGAGAACGACTCGAACGACTCGAAGGAACGGCTTTCGCAGCCGAGTCGGGAATCCACCAGCCCTGACAGCCACGGACAGGCACGGAGGCATCCTCGATGGGGCGACGGCTTGCTCTCATCCTGGCGGCGGCAATCGGCCTGGGCGTGGCCGGGCTGTGCTACGCGCTGCTGCAGATGGGCTGGCTCAACGGTCGTCCGGCGGGGCATGCCTCCATCGCCGCCGGTGGGGCCGCGTTCCTGACGGCTGGCGTGCTGCTGTTGACGCTCTCATTGCTGTACAACTCGACCCTTTCCCGGCTTGGCCGCGCGCTCCGGGAGTGCGCCGACAAGCCCGATGCGCCACGGATGGATTCCTCCGCCTGGATGGCGCCGGTGGTGCGCGAGTTCAACGCGGCGCTGGAGATCTTTCACCAGCACCGGGCGCGCATGGACGAGATGCTCAACGATCTGCGCGTGCGTCAGCGCATCGTGGACGGTGAGCGCGATCAACTCCGCTGCGTGCTTCATACGCTGAGCGACGGCGTCATCGTGTCCGATGCGTTCGACGAGATCGTCACGCTGAACCGGGCGGCGGCTGACATCCTTGGACGCCAGGTCGAATCGGAAGAACGGGTGTCCGTGGAGCGCGTCATCGGCGATCGACGGCTCTGCCAGTTGATCCGAGAGATGCGCGAGTCCGGCGTGGTTGACGAGCCGCGGACCCTGGAGATGGATCTTCAATCCAACGGCCAGTCGTCGGGCTACCAGGTGACCGTCTCCTGCCTGCCCAACCGCAAGGGCGAACCGGGCGCGGTGGTGACCATTCTCCACGACCTGACGCGCGAACGGGAAATCGCGCAGATGAAGTCGGACTTCGTATCCAAGGCCAGTCACGAACTGCGCACTCCGCTGTCGTCGATCCGCGCCTATGTGGAGATGCTGGTGGATGGGGAGGCCGCGGACGAGGCGTCGCGCCGCGAGTTCTACACCATCATCCAGAACGAGACGGAGCGCCTGAGCCGGTTGATCGACAACATGCTCAACATCAGCCGCATCGAGGCCGGCATCGTGCAGATCGAGCGCGAACCGGTGGACATCCGCGCGCTGATCCGGCGCGCCGCCGATTCCCTGTCTCCCCAGGCGGCGGAGAAGGACATTTCCATTTCCGTGCGAGCGGCGCCGGTGGACCTGACGGCCGAGGGCGACCCCGACATGCTCTATCAGGTGGTCCTCAACCTGGTCTCCAACGCCGTCAAGTACACGCCCAACGGCGGGCGGATCTCGGTATCCGCCGATACGGACAACCTCACTCGCACCGTGGTGGTCAGCGTCAGCGACACCGGACTGGGAATTCCTCCGGACGCCCTGCCTCGACTGTTCGAGAAGTTCTACCGAATCGAGAATTTCAAGCGCGTGGCCAAGGGAACAGGGCTGGGGCTCAACCTCTGCAAGCACATCGTGGAGACGGTCCACCACGGCTCGATCGGCGTGGAGTCGAAACTTGGCATGGGGTCGAAGTTCTGGTTCTCGATCCCCATGCGCTACGCCGGCGCGAAGGCGGCGTGATCGTAAAGAGGAGCAGCGACCATGGCTCGTGGACGCATTCTGGTGATTGATGATGAGCCGCACATCGTGCAGGTGGTGTCGCTCAAACTCCGGAACGCCGGATTCGAGGTGATTGTCGCGTCCGATGGTGAGGAGGGGTTCGAACTTGCCTGCGAGCACCGGCCCGATCTCATCATCACCGACTTCCAGATGCCCTACATGACGGGGCTGGAACTCTGTCGGGCACTGGCGTCGCGACAGGACACCCGGTCAATTCCCGTCATCATCCTGACAGCCAGGGGGTACGCGCTGGATGAGCAAGATCTGGCCGTCGGCAACATCCGCGACGTGGTGAGCAAGCCCTTCAGTCCTCGCGCCATCCTGGGCCAGATCGACCACTGTCTTCAGTCCCGATCCGGTGTCGACTCATCCGCGGAGGCGGCGTGAGAGAAACCGGCGTTCCATCCCGACCGACTCTCCACCTCGGCGGCGACAGCCACGTCGTGGACACGACGACGGCGGCTCAGCTTGCAGCCCTCGGCGTGGTGTCGGCGTCAACCGACGCAAACGGCGGATCGATCCTGTTCGACCCCCTGATCGCCTCACGCCCGAACGATTCCGACACGAGGCCATCCACCACCACCACCACCGCCGATCTCGGCTGGCTCGCGGCGCTGCTGGCGTCGGGCAGGCGACTCATCGGGTCGCACGTGCAGCGCATCATCCAGTCCAGGAGGCAGCAGTGCAGCGACGCCCGATCCCAATCGCTCCCGCCCGCCGAGATCGCGCCATCCTGCTGGGCCGCGGGCATCCCCATCGTCCAACGTCGACGACACGTGGGCTGGCGACTCGCCATCGTCCCAACCACCAGCTTCCTGAACTCGGAACTGTTCCTCGCCTTGTCCGGCGCGGCGGGGCTCGACGCCCGGGCGCTGGCAGGCCGGGCCCGGGACGCCCTGACACGATCCGACGATGAGGCCATCCGGGCATGCCGACTGGGCCTGCTGGTGATCGGCCAGCAGCTTCGTCAGGCAGAACTCACCCGCACGGTGGAGTCGCTGGGGCAGCAACTGGCGGAGTCGTACGAGGAACTCTCGCTGCTCTACACCATCAGCCAGCGGATGACGGTGGTGCAGCAGCCCCGTCGATTCGTGCAGTCCTCGTGCGAGGGGCTGCTGGAAACCCTGCCCTACCGGTGGGTGGGGGTGCGGTTCGCGGGCGGAGCAGGCGAGACAGCGGGGGGGGCGGGGTCGGTGGGGGGGTCGGGGGTTCCGGGTTCGCTTCGTGGACGGCTGATTGTGGCGGGTTCGCCTGGGGCGTCGTTGGAGACGATGCGGTCGCTGACGGGTCGTCTGCTGGCGGAGGCGTCGATGGATGGCCCGTCGGTGCTGGAGCCGGGGGAGAAGGTGGAGGATGGGTGGTGTGCGGCGCTGGGCTCGCCGGTGCTGGCGCATCCGATCTGCCGCGAGGGTCATGTGCTGGGTGTGATGCTCGCGGGTGGGAAGCAGGGGGATGATCGGGCGGCGTCGTCGTCGGACATGAAACTGCTGGGAGCGACCGCGTCGCACACGGGCATCTTCCTGGAAAACGCGTCGCTGTACGAGGACATGGACGCCATGTTCCTGGGGACGCTGGAGGCGATCACGTCGTCGATCGACGCCAAGGATCGGTACACGTGCGGGCACTCGAGGCGGGTGGCGCAGTTGTCGCAGCAGCTGGCGAGCGCGGTGGGTCTGGACGAGGAGACGGTGCGTCGGGTGCACGTGGCGGGGCTGGTGCATGACGTGGGGAAGATCGGGGTGCCGGAGTCGGTGCTGTGCAAGCCGGGGCGTCTGACGGATGAGGAGTTCGCGCTGGTGAAGCAGCATCCGGAGATCGGGCACCGGATTCTCAAGGACATCCCGCAGCTGCGCGACGTGCTGCCGGGGGTGCTGCACCATCACGAGCGATGGGACGGCGAGGGCTACCCGTCGGGGCTGGCGGGGGAGTCGATTCCGCTGTTCGCGCGGCTGATCGCGCTGGCGGACAGCTTCGACGCGATGAGCTCGACGAGGACGTATCGGTCGGCGCGGGATCGATCGTGGGTGCTGAGCGAGATCGTGCGCTGCTCGGGCAAGCAGTTCGACCCCTCGCTGGTGTCGGCGTTCATCCACATGGATTTCAGCGAGTACGACCGGCTGGTGGCGGAGCACCGGGCGGCGGAGGGTCTTTCGCCCGCGCGGCTGGAGGAGGCGGCATGAAGTACAGCTTCGAGGATCACGGGCCCACCACGGTGCTGACGTTGAGCGGGGAGCTGACGTCCGATCAGGCGGACACGTTCCGCCGGTCGTGCCTGGAGCGGCTGGGACGGGGCGTGCGCAACGTGGTGCTGGTGCTGGAGCACCTGCGGATGATCGACTCGGCGGGGCTGGAGATGCTGCTGTGGCTGCGGGAGGAGTCGGCGCAGCATCGAGGCCACCTGCGGCTGGTCAACCCCGACCCCACCATCCGCAAGGTGCTGGAGGTGACGCGGCTGGATCGTCGGTTCGAGGTGCATCAGTCGATCGAATCGGCGGCGAAGTCGCTGCGATAAGGAGCCAGGCATGACGACCGCCGCGCGACAACAGCCGACCACGGAGGCGACGCCTCGTATTCGCCTCGGCGAACTGCTCGTGGAGCGCGGGCTGCTGACGCCCGCGCAGCTGGAGCAGGCGCTGGAGCACCAGGCGGCGCGGGGGCACAAGAAGCTGCTGGGCGAGGTGATCGTCGAGTTGAATTTCCTGCCCGAGCAGAAGGTGATCGAAGCGCTGGCGGAATGCTACGGCGTGCCGTTCCTGAGCGACCCGGCGCGCATCGCCGATCCCAAGGTCGTGGAGATGCTGCCGCGCGAGTTCATCGAGCAGCACGGCATCCTGCCGCTCTTTTCGGTTCGCAACGAGCTGACCGTGGCGGTGTCGGAGCCGGCCAACCTGTACCTGATCGACGAGATCGAGCGACTGACGCACCAGGCGGTGCAGATCGTGGCGGCGACGGCGGCGGAAATCGAGGCCGCCATCCGCGCCTATCTGCCCGAGGCCAACGTTTTCGTCATCGACGACATCTACGAGGACATCGACGAGACGGACTTCAGCGTCATCCAGAAGCAGGTGACCGAGCTGGCGGACCTGGAGGAGGCCGCCGGCCACAGCCCGGTGGTCAAGCTGGTCAACTTCCTCATCTACTCGGCGGTGCAGGACGGCGCGTCGGACATTCACGTCGAGCCCGATGATCGACGCCTGCGCGTGCGCTACCGCGTGGATGGCCGGTTGTTCGAGAAGATCGCGCCGCCCTACCAGATGCACCCGGCCATCGTCAGCCGCATCAAGATCATGTCGAATCTCGACATCTCCGAGCGGCGCATGCCGCAGGACGGCGACATCCACGTGATGATGGACGGCCGCCCCATCGACCTGCGCGTCTCGACCATGCCGGGCAAGTTCGGGGAGAAGGTGGTGATCCGGATCATCGACACCCGCAACGCGCTGGTGTCGATGGACAAGCTCGGCTTCGCGCCGGGCACGCTCGCCGCCTGGCGCAACGTGGTCAGCCAGCCCAACGGGGTGGCGCTGGTCACCGGCCCCACCGGGTCAGGCAAGTCCACCACGCTGTATTCCGCCCTGTCGAAACTGAATCGTGACGACATCAACATTTCGACGGTGGAAGACCCGATCGAGGCCAACATTCCCAACATCAACCAGTTTCAGGTCAACGAGAAGGCGGGGTTCAACTTCGCCAACGCCCTGCGATCCCTGCTCAGGCAGGATCCCGACATCCTGATGGTGGGCGAGATCCGCGACGAAGAAACGGCGTCCATCGTCGTCCAGGCGGCCCTGACCGGGCACCTGGTGCTCACCACCCTGCACACCAACGACGCGCCCAGCGCCGTCACCCGACTGGTGAATCTCGGCGTCGAACCATACCTGGTCGCCGCCGTGCTGCGCGGCGTGCTGGCCCAGCGACTGGTGCGCAAGATCTGCCCGCACTGCAAGGAGTCGTACACCCCCGACCCCGTGCTGCGCGACGGGCTGGAGTCCGACGGTCGCCACGTGGAGTTGCTCTATCGCGGACAGGGGTGCAGCCGTTGCCGCTCCACCGGCTTCGCGGGTCGGATCGGCATCTTCGAACTGCTGGTGCCGGATGAGGATCTGCTCGCCCTGATCGCCCAGGGAGCCAACCTGCAGTCCATTCGTGAGTTCCTGGCCCGCACCGGGTTCGCCACCCTGCGCCAGGACGGCCTGGAGAAGGCCAAGCAGGGGCTGACCACGGTCGAGGAAGTGTTCTTCGCCACGAGCATCTGACGGGCGCGAGGATGAGGCATGGGTCTTCAACGCACATTCGGCTACCGGGCACGCGACGCCGCCGGTCAACTGGTGACGGGTACGCTCGTCGCCGCCTCGCCGGACGAGGTAGGGTCGCGTCTGCGGAGCGAGGGCAAGTACGTCCTGAGCGTGGATGAGCACGCCCTGACCTCGACGACGGCGCCGCAGCTGGACGTGGAGGCGATTCGCAGCAGCGAGGCAGCCAAGCGCATCCGCCGCGACGACGTAATCGCGTTCGCGCAGCAGCTGGGGGTGATGCTCGAGACCGGCGTGCCTCTGGGCGAGGCGCTGGACGCCTTCAGGCGTCAGTCGCGCAGTCCTGAGTTCAGGCAGGTGCTCGAGGGCGTCACCAACGCGGTGCAGGCGGGCGAGCCGCTCAGCGTGGCGCTTTCACGGTGGCCTCGGGTCTTTCCCGGCATCATGGTGAGTCTGCTCAAGGCCGCCGAGGCGTCCGGCACCATGGCGACCATGCTGTCACGAATCGGGCATTACCTGGCCAAGGAACGCCGCACGGCGCGGCAGATCAAGGGGGCGCTCTCCTACCCGCTGTTCATGCTGATCATCGGACTTGGAATCTCCGTCTTCCTGGTGGCGGTGGTGCTTCCGCGGTTCGCCACCATCTACAAGCAGCGATCAGCGTCGCTTCCGCTGCCCACCAAGATCCTGATGGGCATCAGTGACGCGCTGATCCACCACGTGGCTCTCTACGGGCCGGTGGTGGCGGTTCTCGCCATCGCTCTGGTGATCTGGCTGCGGCGTCCGTCGGGTCGCAAGGCCATTGACTGGGTGCGTCTGAATCTGCCCATCCTTCGCACGCTTTACGGCCAGTTGTATCTCACCCGCGCGGCCCGCACCATGTCCACCCTGCTGGCGGCGGGAGTCAGTCTTCTGGACATCATCGACATCTGCCGCGGAGTGACCGCCAACCACTACTGGAGCCGGCTCTGGGACAAGGTGGACAGGCAGGTGCGCAACGGCCAGCAGGTTTCCGAGGCCATCGCCGACAGCGGGCTGATTCCCGGCAACGTAGTGTCCATGATCGCCGCCGGCGAGCGGGCCGGACGGCTGGATGAGGTCATGGAGCGGATCGCCACGTTCAGCGAGGATGAACTGGACACGGCGGTCAAGCAGACGACGACGTTCATCGAGCCGTTGATGATCTGCATCATGGGCGTCGTGGTGGGCGGTGTGGCCATCGCCCTGCTGCTCCCCATCTTCACCGTGGGTCGGGTGATGTCGGGTCAGGGATAGGCCGTTGGCGGGTGGGCCATTGGAAAGTGCAAAAAGTAAACAGAAAGCGGTTGCATCACCGCTTTCTGTTCTTCATAGTTGAAGATGTCTGACCGTCTCGTGACGGGCGCCTCAACCGCCATCCACCCGCCGCCGTTCAGGATTTCATCCTGACGGCGGTTTTTGTTGGCGTTTGAGAGGAACCGCTCCTGACTCACCCGTCGATGGGCATGCCCTGGTTGCCAGCCGCGCCGCTGCCCGAGGGAGTAATGGGCTGACCTTCCGGGTTCTTGGGCTGCTCGGCCTCGGACACGCCCTGTCCGCCCGAGTTGCCAGTGCTGCGCTTGCAGCCCACCAGCGTCAAGCCCCCAGCCACCAAGGCCGCGGTCGCCAGAGTTGTCAGAATCGCACGATTCTTCATGAGTTCTTCCTTGCCACTGCGGCAGCCGAATCCGAGCCCGACGCCGGGCTCTCCCCGCCTGCCAGAGAATCCGGAACCGGAAAACACCCCGTCTTCCGGTCATTCCGGGAACATTGGACAATCTTTCGGCTGATCCGTCAAGCCAAGCCCAGTCAAACCCCTCGATTCAGCGAAGCCACGCAGACAGGCCGACAGGCGCAAGCCAGCGCCACTGCGTGTGGTACGAATCATCGTTGTCGGCGATACCGATGTTGATACGAATCGCTTCCCCGCCCGGTTCTCGAATGAGCACCTCGGACGGGAGTCGGATGGTCAAGGCCCAACCGGAACCATCGCCTTCCCAATTTGCCCATTCTGCCTGAACTGACGAGGGTTGGGCCGCTTCCGGTCGGATCTCGACCACCTCCAGCCCCATCTGAGGTTCGATGTAGAAACGTCGCTGCGTGGTTCCTTCTCCGATCAGGATCACGACCGCGTCAGACGGAGGATCAGTGGATCGCTCGATGACGCCTCTGGGATGTGCCTCGAACCCTGAAAGCCGGTCATCCGGCACCTTCAGATGCAGAACCAAGCCATTCCCGTTTTGCTGGAATCGAACGGATGGGTTTCGTTCGAGCGTTTCGTAAACGCTGAAATCCCAGGCGCATAAAGGCCACTCCGTCATCGGATTACCGGAGTCGATGACCCGTCGAAGGGGCAGCCGCCGCCGAATGAGAGCGGGTGTCTCGCGACCGTGGGAATCGCGGAAGAACGCCCGAAATTCAAACTCCGGCGGGTTGCGGGGGGCCTCCACCGCCGGGCTGGCCAGGTCGATGACAATATGCTTTCGCTGGCCGGGCTCCAGCCGGACGCGCGACAACGCGCCCGTGGTTCGAAACGACGTTTCCGCATCGGTGGTATATGGGTTGAACCGGTCCTGCTCCATCCGCGACAACCAGGTGGACGCAAGCCATGACTCACCTTCGGGCTTCGCCGTCACCACACGCCCGGTGATTTCGACGGGCACGTCGATCGGATTGAACATCTCCGCGGTGACGGTTGCGGCAACAGGCCCGCGGAAGGGATCGTTCGCCGCGTCGCGGATGCGAACGACCCGGTCATCCGTCTTCAGCCGATTGACGCGATCCTGGTCAATCCCCAGCACGAAGTCATCAGGCAGGGTCGTCCCGACCGGCTGGTGGTAGATCGAAACGTCGCCGTTCACCCGCACCCGGATGAAACTGAGATGCTGCAGTTGCCCGGCCAAGGGAAGCTGATCGATCATTCCGCCGCATGTGCCGAGGATGTGATACTGGATTCCATCCCAGTCGGGGTCGCGCTGCAGCGAGTGAAAGTGGCCGCCGATGACGGCGTGGACGCGATGCCTCACCAGCACCGGATGCACCCGTTCCGCCCAGCCGGAGCCCCGGCTGCGCCACAGCGGTCGATGCAGCAGCACGAAGATCGGCTTGTCGCGGGCCGCCAGACGTTCGAGGCATGTTCCCAGCCAGGCCAACTGCGCCTCGCCGATCCCGAATCCGCTCCCGAAC includes the following:
- a CDS encoding PAS domain-containing protein, with protein sequence MGRRLALILAAAIGLGVAGLCYALLQMGWLNGRPAGHASIAAGGAAFLTAGVLLLTLSLLYNSTLSRLGRALRECADKPDAPRMDSSAWMAPVVREFNAALEIFHQHRARMDEMLNDLRVRQRIVDGERDQLRCVLHTLSDGVIVSDAFDEIVTLNRAAADILGRQVESEERVSVERVIGDRRLCQLIREMRESGVVDEPRTLEMDLQSNGQSSGYQVTVSCLPNRKGEPGAVVTILHDLTREREIAQMKSDFVSKASHELRTPLSSIRAYVEMLVDGEAADEASRREFYTIIQNETERLSRLIDNMLNISRIEAGIVQIEREPVDIRALIRRAADSLSPQAAEKDISISVRAAPVDLTAEGDPDMLYQVVLNLVSNAVKYTPNGGRISVSADTDNLTRTVVVSVSDTGLGIPPDALPRLFEKFYRIENFKRVAKGTGLGLNLCKHIVETVHHGSIGVESKLGMGSKFWFSIPMRYAGAKAA
- a CDS encoding response regulator produces the protein MARGRILVIDDEPHIVQVVSLKLRNAGFEVIVASDGEEGFELACEHRPDLIITDFQMPYMTGLELCRALASRQDTRSIPVIILTARGYALDEQDLAVGNIRDVVSKPFSPRAILGQIDHCLQSRSGVDSSAEAA
- a CDS encoding HD-GYP domain-containing protein; protein product: MDTTTAAQLAALGVVSASTDANGGSILFDPLIASRPNDSDTRPSTTTTTADLGWLAALLASGRRLIGSHVQRIIQSRRQQCSDARSQSLPPAEIAPSCWAAGIPIVQRRRHVGWRLAIVPTTSFLNSELFLALSGAAGLDARALAGRARDALTRSDDEAIRACRLGLLVIGQQLRQAELTRTVESLGQQLAESYEELSLLYTISQRMTVVQQPRRFVQSSCEGLLETLPYRWVGVRFAGGAGETAGGAGSVGGSGVPGSLRGRLIVAGSPGASLETMRSLTGRLLAEASMDGPSVLEPGEKVEDGWCAALGSPVLAHPICREGHVLGVMLAGGKQGDDRAASSSDMKLLGATASHTGIFLENASLYEDMDAMFLGTLEAITSSIDAKDRYTCGHSRRVAQLSQQLASAVGLDEETVRRVHVAGLVHDVGKIGVPESVLCKPGRLTDEEFALVKQHPEIGHRILKDIPQLRDVLPGVLHHHERWDGEGYPSGLAGESIPLFARLIALADSFDAMSSTRTYRSARDRSWVLSEIVRCSGKQFDPSLVSAFIHMDFSEYDRLVAEHRAAEGLSPARLEEAA
- a CDS encoding STAS domain-containing protein, whose product is MKYSFEDHGPTTVLTLSGELTSDQADTFRRSCLERLGRGVRNVVLVLEHLRMIDSAGLEMLLWLREESAQHRGHLRLVNPDPTIRKVLEVTRLDRRFEVHQSIESAAKSLR
- the tadA gene encoding Flp pilus assembly complex ATPase component TadA; its protein translation is MTTAARQQPTTEATPRIRLGELLVERGLLTPAQLEQALEHQAARGHKKLLGEVIVELNFLPEQKVIEALAECYGVPFLSDPARIADPKVVEMLPREFIEQHGILPLFSVRNELTVAVSEPANLYLIDEIERLTHQAVQIVAATAAEIEAAIRAYLPEANVFVIDDIYEDIDETDFSVIQKQVTELADLEEAAGHSPVVKLVNFLIYSAVQDGASDIHVEPDDRRLRVRYRVDGRLFEKIAPPYQMHPAIVSRIKIMSNLDISERRMPQDGDIHVMMDGRPIDLRVSTMPGKFGEKVVIRIIDTRNALVSMDKLGFAPGTLAAWRNVVSQPNGVALVTGPTGSGKSTTLYSALSKLNRDDINISTVEDPIEANIPNINQFQVNEKAGFNFANALRSLLRQDPDILMVGEIRDEETASIVVQAALTGHLVLTTLHTNDAPSAVTRLVNLGVEPYLVAAVLRGVLAQRLVRKICPHCKESYTPDPVLRDGLESDGRHVELLYRGQGCSRCRSTGFAGRIGIFELLVPDEDLLALIAQGANLQSIREFLARTGFATLRQDGLEKAKQGLTTVEEVFFATSI
- a CDS encoding type II secretion system F family protein, whose translation is MGLQRTFGYRARDAAGQLVTGTLVAASPDEVGSRLRSEGKYVLSVDEHALTSTTAPQLDVEAIRSSEAAKRIRRDDVIAFAQQLGVMLETGVPLGEALDAFRRQSRSPEFRQVLEGVTNAVQAGEPLSVALSRWPRVFPGIMVSLLKAAEASGTMATMLSRIGHYLAKERRTARQIKGALSYPLFMLIIGLGISVFLVAVVLPRFATIYKQRSASLPLPTKILMGISDALIHHVALYGPVVAVLAIALVIWLRRPSGRKAIDWVRLNLPILRTLYGQLYLTRAARTMSTLLAAGVSLLDIIDICRGVTANHYWSRLWDKVDRQVRNGQQVSEAIADSGLIPGNVVSMIAAGERAGRLDEVMERIATFSEDELDTAVKQTTTFIEPLMICIMGVVVGGVAIALLLPIFTVGRVMSGQG
- a CDS encoding metallophosphoesterase, coding for MHRLTRILVLSLLAAPLSVVHAGAAEPPPGIIPGTAGRDLPPPPDPERSLVLAVLPDRTTGRDWGLRYIEMAVEDLNRIRPDAVLSIGDMIQGYTRSVEQWDREVAEYRAITDRLTMPFYPLAGNHEVVSGTRNRQDLTFQERYQQTFAPLYYAVEFDLASVVVLYSDDPTFGSGFGIGEAQLAWLGTCLERLAARDKPIFVLLHRPLWRSRGSGWAERVHPVLVRHRVHAVIGGHFHSLQRDPDWDGIQYHILGTCGGMIDQLPLAGQLQHLSFIRVRVNGDVSIYHQPVGTTLPDDFVLGIDQDRVNRLKTDDRVVRIRDAANDPFRGPVAATVTAEMFNPIDVPVEITGRVVTAKPEGESWLASTWLSRMEQDRFNPYTTDAETSFRTTGALSRVRLEPGQRKHIVIDLASPAVEAPRNPPEFEFRAFFRDSHGRETPALIRRRLPLRRVIDSGNPMTEWPLCAWDFSVYETLERNPSVRFQQNGNGLVLHLKVPDDRLSGFEAHPRGVIERSTDPPSDAVVILIGEGTTQRRFYIEPQMGLEVVEIRPEAAQPSSVQAEWANWEGDGSGWALTIRLPSEVLIREPGGEAIRINIGIADNDDSYHTQWRWLAPVGLSAWLR